The window GAGGTGTACGGATCGGGCTGGCTCCGCGAGGTCGTGAGTACCGTCGGCGTCGTGCTTCGGGGGACGCCGATCGTCGTTCTGATCGTCCTCTTTTACTTCGGACTGCCGATCCCGCGTCTGGGATCGATGCCGCTGCTGGACTTCGACCTCAAGGCGTTCGCCGCGGCAACGCTCGCACTGGGGCTCCGGAGCGCCGCCTATCAAGGGCAGGTGTTCCGTGGGGCAATCCAGTCGATCAGTTCCGGGCAGATGGAGGCCGCCCGCTCGGTCGGCATGAGCGAGCGACAGTCAATTCGCCACGTCATCTTCCCGCAGGCGATCCGGCGGTCGATCCCCGGCTTCCAGAACGAGTTCACGATCGTCCTCAAGGATACGAGCGTCGCCTTCGCAATTGGCCTCGCCGAATTGCTTACGCGAGCAGAACGGCTGTACCTCCAACCCGGTCGAGATACGGCGGTGATGGAGGTCATCATCGTGATCAGCGCGATCTACTTCGTGTTGACGTTCACGACCAACCGGACGCTCGATCGGCTCCACGAACGCTACGCGGTTCCCGGAGGGAACGAATGAGTCTCTTACGTGTCGAACACGTCGACAAATCCTACGGCGACGAGGCGGTACTGCACGACGTCAGCTTCGAGATGGAGCGCCAGGACGTCGAAGTGATCGTCGGCCCGAGCGGGTCGGGGAAATCGACGATGCTCCGGTGTATCAATCGGCTGACCGAGATCGACGACGGCGCGATCTACCTCAACGACGTCGAGATTCACGACATCGACGAGAACGACCTGCGGCGTCGCGTCGGGATGGTCTTCCAGGACTTCAGCCTGTTCGCCCACCGGACGGCCCTCGGGAATATCACGCTGGGGTTGACCCAGGTGCTCGAGCTCTCTTCAGAGGAAGCCGACGCCAGAGCCCACGACTACCTCGAGCGCGTCGGTCTCGGCGACCAGGTCGACTCCTACCCGGCAGAGCTATCGGGCGGGCAACAACAGCGGGTCGGCATCGCGCGAGCGCTGGCGATGGATCCCGAACTGATCCTCTTCGACGAGCCGACGAGCGCGCTGGATCCGGAGCTGATCGGCGAGGTACTCGAGGTTATGCGGGATCTCGCCGAGGAGGGGATGACCATGCTCTGTGTCACCCACGAGATGGGCTTCGCCCGCTCGGCCGCGTCGACGCTCACGTTCCTCGATAAGGGCCGGATCGTCGAGCGTGGGCCGCCAGAGTCATTGTTCGACGACCCGGAACACGATCGCACTCGAGCGTTCCTCGGCGACCTCACGAGCGTTCATCAATGACGATGGAGGAGGCGTATCGCGGCAGGGCGGTCGGCACCCTTCCGGGACGGAAGCGGCTCGTCGTCGGGGCGGTCGGCGTTCTCTTCTGGGCGTGGCTGCTCGCTCGCTGGGCCTACCACAACTCGATCCTCGATTGGGTGTTCTCGGGTCTTGGGCTCCCGAATCTCATCCGATCGGATCTGGGCGTTCGCCAGCGAGAGCCCTGGATACCCGCCGCTCCGTTCGAAGCCGCAGCTGAGTCGGTTGCTGGCGTGGCGGTGACGCTCGGCCCCGCGGGAATTCCGCTCGAGTGGGTCGCGTGGCTGTTCGAACTCGCCGCGTTCGCCGCGGAGTCGGCACCGGCGCTGGCCGCAGGGGCGTTCATCACGGTCTACCTCACCGTCCTCTCGATGTTCTTTGGCCTGTTCATCGCCGTGCCAGCGGCCGTGGCGCGGATCTACGGCGGCCCCGTTCTGAGCCGCGTGTCGCTGGCGTACACCGAACTCATTCGGGGAACGCCGCTGCTCGCTCAGCTCTTTTTACTCTACTTCGGGCTGCCGCTGGCGGGCTTTTTCGATAGCTTCGGATTCGTCGGCTACGGCGGGATTCCGCGGGCCGCCATCTTCGTCGCCATCGTTGGCTTCACGATCAACTCCTCGGCCTACCAGGCGGAGTACATCCGGTCGGCCCTCCAGTCGGTCGACCCCGGGCAGCTGACGGCCGCCCGTTCGGTCGGCCTCTCGAGGCTCCAGGGAATCCGCCACGTCGTGTTACCCCAGGGACTTCGCTTCGCCATCCCGGGCTGGACCAACGAGTTCGTCTACCTCATCAAGTACTCCTCGCTCGCGGCGTTCATCACCGTCCCCGAACTCTTCCGCCAGGCCAGAAACATCGGCTCGAGCACGTTCCAGTTCACCGACATCTACATCATCGCCGCGCTGTTTTATCTCGCACTCGTGTTGACGACAGCGCTCGCGATGGGGCGACTCGAGCGCGCGGTGTCAATTCCGGGGCTCGGAACCTCCTCTCGACGGGGGTGAACGCGCCTCGAGCGGCCAAGGCAAATCGATGCTCCGAGCGCAGTAGCGCCAACTGGTTTGGTCATCGATTCAATTCCTGTTGGTGAGAACGAAAGAACCAAACACGACCTGTTCGAATCGGTACAGTATGCCCTCCAGACGCACCCTTCTCGCCACCGCCACGGCAACGGTGGCCGCCGCGTTCGGCGGCTGCACGGTGGTTACCGGCAGCGACGGGACGCACACACTGAAGCCTGACCGGCCGGCACTCCCAACTGTCGACGCGACGGTCGCTGCGAGCGATTCCGTCGAGTGGCGACCGGACGAAGGATACGTCGAAGTCACTGCGCTCCTCTTCGAGCACGACGACGGCTCAGGGTTCACCCTCTCGACCCGGTGTCGCGTCGAATCCCACGACGAGGATCGACCCCACAGCCGATTCCGTGCGACTCACGACTGGTCACGCATTCTGGGTGAGATCACGGCGTTCGATTCGAACGCACAGCGAACGGACAGCAATCCAGCGTTCACGTACGCGAATCGAGAACAGCGGGACGAGCTCGAGTGGGAACTGTCGATCGACGACCCGGAGCCGTACCCACGGGTGTATCGATTTGCCAGCGAGTTCGATCCGGTAGTCGTTTCCGCGGGCGATCGTATCGCGCGAACGACGCTGGTTGCGGAGTACGAGAAGGATCGGTTCTTCGGCGGGACGTGCCAGACGGGAACGACCCTTCAGCTGGAGTACGGGGAAGGGGCGGCCGAGGACTGGGAACCCAGTGAGTAGTGCCAGCTACCGTCGCGTCTCGAGGCGCAGTACGGTACTTCGCGGTCGAGACCTCACCATCGTCTCTCGCTCTGTTCCTGGCGTTATATGGTGTTAGACGCCGTATAGAGCACTGCTATGTACGATAATATCGTGATCCCCACCGACGGAAGTACCCCGGCTCGGGCGGCCATCGACGAAGGACTCGCCCTGGCCCGTCTAACCGACGCGACCGTCCACGCGCTGTTCGTCGTCGAACCGATTCCGCTCGGGGGGTTCGGTGCCGGGAGCTCACCGGCCAGTGCCGAGTGGGACACCGTCGTCGAGAAACAGGAACAGGAAGGGCAGACGGCCGTCGACGAGGTCGTCGAGCGTGGCGCGGAGCTGGGCGTCGACGTACGGACATCGATCGAGTACGGCAAGCCAAACGAAGAGATCCTCGACTACGTCGAAGGAAACGGCATCGACGCCATCGTCATGGGTACCCACGGTCGCTCCGGTGCCGGTCGGCTCGTGCTCGGGAGCGTGACCGAAAAGGTCGTCCGCAAAAGTGACGTGCCGGTGCTTACAGTGCGAATGGGTGACTGAGCGAGAACTCGAGGGGATGAGACGAGGTGGAAAGGGAACGCAGAGAGAAAGGATCATTGGCCGGACGGTACTAGCCTCGAGTGGCCGATGACGACCCACTCGCTCCGAACCGGACTCGGCATCCGGTAATGACGAGCCCTATGAGTGCCGAGGCCAGTTTTCTATCGATTCATTCCTGAGAGAAAGTAATCGGCCGCCAGTCAAGCGACGTCCCTCCCCCATCTTCGTTGCAAGCAATCTCCTGTGGTTGTACTCGCCTGACTCTGACGCTCGCTCGAGGAGGGGTGCCCTGTTAAATCACGTGAAACGTCTCTTCGTCGCTCACTGCCGTTCGCGGTCACTCTCACGGACAATGACCCAAAAATATAAGTCATGGAAGTGGCTGGCCGGAAGTGGTACCGGACGATGCGGTGCTCGCACTGGAGGGAGTCGACAGCGGCTACGGTGATCTGCAGGTGCTGTACGATCTTACACTCCACATCGAACCCGGGGAAATCGTCTGTCTCATCGGACCGAATGGGGCGGGAAAGTCGACGGTACTCCGCACGGCCTTCGGATTGAACCAGCCCTGGGTCGGCGACGTCCGGTTTCGGGGTGAGTCAATCGGGGGCGTCGAGCCGGCGGAACTCGTCAGAAAAGGACTCGGATTCGTTCCCCAGACCGAGAACGTGTTCGGGTCGCTGACCATCGAAGAGAACCTTCGGATGGGTGGGGTCGCTCGAGATTCGGGGCTTTCAGCCGTTATCGGGTCATTGTACGAGCGATTCCCTATGCTCGAGGAGAAGCAACAGGCAAAGGCCAGAACGCTATCGGGCGGCCAACGACAGGTGCTCGCCCTCGCGCGGGCACTCGTTATGGAACCCGACGTGTTGTTCATCGACGAACCGTCAGCCGGCTTAGCACCGTCGATCGTTGCGGACGTCTTCGATAGCGTTCGGACGGTAAACGAGATGGGGACGGCTATCCTGATGGTCGAGCAGAATGCCCGCGACGGACTCGGCATTTCCGATCGTGGGTACGTTCTCGATCAGGGGACGGTTCGGTTCGAGGGAGCCGCGAACGAACTGCTCGATCATCCCGAGGTCGCCGAACTGTATCTCGGTGGGTAAATGATTCGCGATTGGGTTTCGGGAGAGCAATGTCCAGGATACCCGCCCCTGCGGACGTTGGACAAGAGGATCCTGACCACTGAACGCTCCACTCCCTCGAGTGATTTCTCTCGAACGGCCCAGTAGGGTCAACTTGTTCGTGTCGAGTGGGATCGACCCTGATTCGACGCGAGCGTTCGATGGCGGCCAGGTGGTCAGGTGAATACGTTATGCCCGTGAAACACGTATAGTAGAGCACCATGGCCGAACACCCGGTTCGGGTCGGCGTCCTGAGCTTTCACGATAGCAAGGAGTCGAAGGCGATTCTCAACGCCGTGGAGGATTTCGGACACGAGCCAGTCTGGCTTCGCGAAAAGAACGTCCTCATCAGGTTCACGAACGGTCAATTCGTCCTCGAGCCCGACGTGGACGTAGTGGTCAACCGGTTACTGTTGTCGACGGCGAAACAACCGACGGAAGCAGTTGGATTCGCAAACACCATCGCCCGGTTTCGGCCGATGGTAAACGACCCCGATGCGGCGGCACTCGCATCCCACAAGATCGCGTCCGCCGCGGCGATGGTCGACGACGACGTGCCGGTACCCGAAACGGCCCTCGCACTCGGGACGACCATGCTCGGACAGATCAGTCCCACGTTCGGCGATGAGTTCGTGTACAAAACAACCGTCGGTACGCACGGTGGCGGCGCGTGGAAGGTTCGCCAGACCGATCTGATCACCGGAACCGTCGGCACGCGACGGGCGTTCCTGCAGGAACTCGTTCACACCGACCGCGAGCGTCCACGAGATCTCCGGGTCTACGTGGTTGATGGCTCGATCGTAGGCGCGATGTACCGCTACGCCGCCGACGACGACTGGCGGACGAACATCGCTCGAGGCGGCCATGCGGAGGACGCGACCGAAACACTTCCCGATGGAGTCGATACCATCGCGAAACGGGCGACGGACGCAGTCGGTCTGGACTGTGCCGGTGTGGATCTCATCGAAGGGAATGACGGGTGGTTCGTCCTCGAGGTGAACCCAACCGCTGGATTCAAAGGCCTCTTTCAAGCGACGGGACGGAGTCCGGCCCCTCACATCGCGAAACTGGCGATCGAGCGGGCCGGCGGGTCAGTCGACACCACGTTGGTAGCGATGTTGCAATCGACGCTCGATGACTCAATCCCATCGTGTGTGCCAATGACCGTCGAGCCGATCGAAGGCGAATCACCGACGATCGGGCTCACGGAACGGGTCGTCATTAGCGGCACCACCGATACGAAGACGGTGATCGGTCGCGCTGAACCGGTGGCGTCGCAGACGCGTATCGATCTCCAGCTCGCCGCCGCAATTGGGGCCGGCCCCATACAGGTCAGCGACGCCGGTAGCGATCAAGACGGGCGGAACGAACGGAAGCCGATCGTCGACGTGGTCGTCGGGATAGCGGGAACCGAGCAAACTGTAAACGCACAGGTCGAAGATAGAGCCGAGGCAACGTATCCACTGTTGCTCGGCCGAGACGTGCTCGCCGACTTTCAGATCGACGTCGGGACTCGGTACCAGGACGGATCCACGGAAACGCTCGGGAAATGATCGAGATGGGCGGGAGGAACCGCTCCGCTCATTACTCGATTGGGCTAAACCACCACTCGATTGGGCTGAAACTGACTCTCAGCTAACGCTCACTCGAGTCATCGGGTCGCCGGATCCAACGACCTGCAGACGGCAAAGCATATGACACCCGACGAGACGGTTACACACGAATGACGGAGTCGGTGCGAGCCAGCGTTCACCGGACGGGAGCCAGTTTTCGCGCGTTCCTGGTAGGATGCGTACGGATCGACACGCGGACACTGGCCGTCTTTCGAATCGGTGTGGCTCTCTTGATTCTGGCCAACCTGCTGCTCCGGGCGCGAAACTTTTCGTTCTTCTACACCGAGAACGGCGTCGTTCCACAGGCCCTCGCAACGCAAAATCGCCACCAACGGTTTTCTCGTCTCGGATCGTCGGAGCGCCGACTCGAATGAGAGCAGAAGCGATAGCATCCCGCGAGCTAGGATGCAGGAGAAAAACCCGACAACCGCTTTGCCTTCTTCTCGATACATTCACCCTCGGTTCCAATATGCACTTCCCGCCTGGAACCGACAACCGGATATGGACGTCCTGGATGAGAGCCTCGTTCCGGAACACGCCCGCGACGTTAAAGCGGAGGCTCGAGACTTCGCAACGGAGTACATCGAACCGAACGCCGAGGAGCACTTCGTATCCGGGGAGTACCCGACGGAAATTCTCGAGGCGGGCCAGGAGGCAAATCTGGTCGCACAGGATATCCCGGAGGGGTGGGGCGGACGCGGACTCGACTTAGCCCAGTTGCTGGCGGTAACCGAGGAGTTCTATCGTGCTGACGCGGGGATCGCACTCACGCTCCAGTTGGCGAGTTTCGGGTGTGAAATTACCTACAAGTTCGGCAGCGAAGACCAGTGTGAGGCGTACGTGAAGCCGGTAGCACAGGGCGACCAGATCTCCGGCTTGGCCGTCTCCGAGCCCGAAACGGGCAGCGACCTCGCCGGGATGCAGACGAGGGCGGAGAAAGACGGCGACGAGTGGGTGCTCGACGGCGAGAAGTACTGGATCGGGAACGGCGTCGAAGCCGACTGGGTGACGGTGTACGCGCGTACCGGTGACGACGAGGACAACCGCTACGGGAACCACTCGATGTTCATCGTCCCGACCGACAGCGACGGATACCAGGCCGAACACATCCCCGAAAAGATGGCGATGCGGGCCTCGAAACAGGCACACATTTCGTTCGACGACTGCCGCATACCCGGGGAGAACCTCGTTGGCTACGAGGGAGCGGGCTTCATGATGCTCGCGGATTTCTTCAACCACGGCCGGGTCATCGTAGCGGGGCACGGTCTCGGAATCGCTGCCGCCGCTATCGAGGAAGCCTGGTCGTTCACGCACGAGCGCGAGGAGTTCGGTCGGACGATCAACGAGTTCCAGGCCGTTCAGCACGGGCTCGCTGATATGCTCATGGAGTTCGAAAGCGCCCGAGCGCTCGCTTGGCGGGCCTGTGAAAAGGTGCAGGCCGACGATCACCCCGGCTACTGGGCCGCACTGACGAAAACCAAGGCGACGGAGGCTGCGGTTTCGATCACCGAGCAGGGGATGCAGTTCCACGGTGGTCGCTCCGTCCTGAACGATCGGCGAATCGCCCGACTCTACCGCGACGCCCGGGTGCCGGTAATCTACGAGGGGGCGAACGAAGTCCAGCGGAACCTGATTTACCGGCAACGGCCGTGAGTCGGAGTTGGAAAGATCCTCATTTCTGAGGGCAGTGGTTCCGCAAAACCCGTCAGGACGGATGTTTCGTCCGAGAGTTCGCGTTCTAAAGTTCGCCTTCACTGCGGGGGCTCGAGAAGCATCGACATCCGACTCAGTTCCAGTGTACACACGAAATGGGGCAACTCGAGCGGTAGGAGGCGTCTCGACGTGAGAGATGGCCCGAGCGGTATGAGTCGTCTCGAGCGGTAGGAACGGAAATATCGTAGGAGGGACTGCCGCCATCAGTACTCGGCTCGGACGCGCTGAGCGTCGAGCCGAGTGTAATACCACAGCGTTCCGGTCAATCCCTGTTCGGCGATTCGTCGGCCCGACGTTTCCACCAACACTTCGGGACAGTACTCCGTCGACACCGTCGCGCCAAGCTCCCTGCTCAATGCCGTATCCTCGTTCGGCACCGTCGGAAAGCCGTCGAACCGGTCGAACGTCCGGTGGTGGACGAAGAAGTTGAATCCCGGGAGTACCGGTCGCTCGAGTCGGGGAAAGACGTGATTGATCGTCAGCTCCACGAGCTTGGCTCGACTGGGGCCGGTTACCCGACATCGGGCTGAGGCCACAGTCAGGTCGTTCGCCTCGACGAACTCGAGCATAGTCGGGAGGTAGTCCGGTCGGACTCGTGTATCGGCGTCGACGAACGCGAACCACTGACCGCTCGCGTATTCCGCCCCGCGATTCCGTCCGGCGGCGATACTCGAATCGGATCCCTCGATCACTGTGGCGTCGTACTCACGAGCGATCGCCACGGTGTCGTCGACCGAGCCACCGTCCACGACGATCACTTCAATCGGGACGGTCGTCTCGAGGCTCTCGATGCTCGAGAGCGCACGACCGAGGTACGGTGCTTCGTTTTCGCCGGGATGATGAAACTGACTACTGGTTCGGTCATCGTCATCAGGTTGTCGTCACCACACGTGTGATTTGTCGGTGACATTGAGACCGTAATTCGAGTCTTGCTAAACGGATCGAAGAGATCCAGTGCCAAGGAGTTCTGGAAGCTTTATCCGCCGGGTGGCTCAGCGGAGCGACCCGACTCGATGCAGTGGTTCTGGTTTCATTTTCCATGTTCATCTCTCGCGAAAGCGTTCGAGATCGGCCTCGTCCATCGGGAGCACCTGATCCGGAATGGCGTCAAATACCGGTTCCGGGATTCGCTCGAGCACCCTCTCGGCAACGACGACCAGCGGCTTCCGAACCAGCACGTACCCGACCGACACCGCGAGCAGTCCCAGTACGACCGTATCGATCGGGTCGCCGAAAACCAGTGCTGCCGGGATGACGAGCAGGCCCGACAGCAGCAGATCCTCGGGTGCACCGTCGTACCGGATCCAGCGTCGGGGCTCGAGCCACCGATCGTGGTAATGGCTGTACACTGCCCGATCGGACGTCCCCTCCCAGGGTTTGAGCTCGAGTCCGCCGCCGAAGACGTCCATGGTGGAGTGCATACCGGCTGCGAGGACGAAGATCGAGAGTCCGATCGTCGTCGGCGTTGTGACGAGGATTGCAACGACGGCGCTCACGGCTCCGAGAACCCAGTAGTAGATCGGGAAGTGGAGGTTTCGCCGGTGTCCCGCGTAGAGGTCGAGATCGGGAAATATGCCCCCGGCGATCGCGGCGACGGCGATCACGAACGCGAACTCCGGCAGGACGATCGCAACGATGGCGGCGACAGCGAGGGCGGCGAACGCGTGAGTCGTGGCCATCATCGTCGGGTAAACTGTCTTCGAACGGGAGTCTTAAAGGAGTCTCGCGTGATCGCGCAAGCGAGCAACGGGTGGCTCACGGTACACGTCGCACCACCAGTTTCACGGTACACGTCTCGCAACCAGTTTCAGCGTACACGTCTCGCCACCAGTTCATCACCCCTACTCTGCAAGCCTCGGGCTTTACCCACGACGGACGGTACGAGCGTATCATCGGTCGTACTGCCCGTCGGATTGAACGAACCCATTGTCAAGCGAAGCGATGTCACGTACTCCATCTCGAGCCTTACACGGCGAAAAATCGAACGCCTACCTCTCCTGGGTCGCGATCGCCGTCGTCCTCCTGATCGGCGGCTACGCGATACTCGAGCAACTCGTCCACGAAACGCTGTTCGCAGCGACCGTCGTCACCGTCGCACTCGTGCCAATGATCGTCCTCGAGACGAGACGGGCAGCCCTCCCCTGGGAGGTGACTGTGGTCGCCGTTGCACCGTTGCTTGCGGCGATCGCTGCCCCCGACCTCTTGACTCGACAACTCGTCATCTATGCCGGGGCGGCGATACTCGCACTCGCACTGACGCTCGAGGTGCACGCCCTCACCGAGGTTCGCTTCGAACGATGGCTCGCCGTGACCGTGGTTGCGATGGTCTCCGCGGCGATCGCGGCCATCTGGGCGATACTCACCTGGGTACAGGATCTCGCTGCGGGGACGACAATTCTAGCCGGGAATACGGAACTCATGTGGCTACTGATCACGGCGACTGTCGCGGGGATCATCGCTGGCGTCTGTTTCGACCTGTACTATCGGGGGTTCCCCGGCGAAGAACTCGTCTCAGCGCCCGTCGATGGCGTCGAGGAGCATGTGTTCGCGATCGAAGCGGACATCGACGGTCACCCGCCGCTGGAAGAACGCCTTCCCCTCTCCGGGCGCGTCCAGTTCGGCCTCATCCAGACGCTCCGTCTCGGTATGGTCGCTATCTTCGTCTATGGGCTCTTCAACCTCGACGTCGGTGTGATATCTAATGCCGGCGGGATGCTCGCGATCACGTTCGTGCCCACGATGCTCCGTCGTCGCTACGACCTACCGTTCGACGCGGGGCTCACCCTCTGGATCACGCTCGTCGTCTTTTTGCACGCGATCGGCTCGTTTTACATCTACGATCGATCGTTCTGGTGGCACAACCTCACGCACCCGCTTTCGGCGACGCTCGTCGGTGGACTGGGATACATCGCGATTCGTGTCATCGATGAACACCGTGACGAGATCCACGTCCCGCCAGAACTGGTACCTGGATTCGTCGTCGTCTTCGTCCTCTCCTTCGGCGTGTTCTGGGAGATCGGCGAGTTCGGGTTCGACCTCATCGCAAATGCCACCGGCCTCGAGATGCCCCTGGCCCAGCACGGCCTGGACGATACGATGACGGATCTCGTGTTCAACACGTTCGGCGCCGTCGTGGTCGCCGTCTGGGGGCTCCCCTACCTCACCAATCTCACCGACGTCGTGACCGACCGACTGGAGGACTGGGTCGATCGGTGAGACGCTCGGTGGTACGATGGTTTCCTGCGCGCCTCACCGCGGTTAGCTTTTGTCGGGTTGCTCGAGCATACGGGCGACCGTCACGAACGCCTCGAACTTTGGCGGCGCACCCTGCACCTGCACGACCTCTTCGTCCGGGCAGTACTGGATGAACTCCACCTCGTCGGTTTTAGGGAGGTGCGTGTGTTTCAGATCGATCGCGATATTGTCGAACTCGTCCCACGATAGTTCCGACCCGGGTGGGTTCTCTTCCCAGTCAGCGATCACAGCGACCAGTTCTTCGACGGCGACTGGGCCGTCTTGTTCGTGCAGATAGTAGAGCGCATATCGACGCCGCTCGTCGCTGAGAAGAGTGAAGACGGTGTCCAGCGTGACCATTTGCCGGTAAGAGGCAGACAACCAATTTAGCCCCATCGGTTTATAAAGTATAATTGTCACCATCTCACAACGAGAGGCCGACCGGGCAGTCCATACAAGTGCAAGGTATACCCGTCTCGTCGTGTCGTAGGCCTCCTTGAAGTGCACGCCGGTTGTCGGATCGACGGCCAGCGGATAGTACTCCAGATCGACGATGAATGGAACGAGCACCTCGTGAAAACGGCTGCATTCGATGGCTTACAGAACTCACCGAACGGCTGCTCGGGGCTGACGAGCGACGATGCACGTTTGGACATCGTGCTCGACCACCTACGGGATTACTTTTACGTCCAGGACAGTTCGTGATTATCTCGAGTGTTCGTCGACCTCGTGGATCGCACTCAGCAGTACTCTCGAGAGTCCCACAGTCGGCCCGAGTGACTGGACGACCACCAGGTGGCTCAGGGTGGTTGACGACCACCAAGCGTCCCAGGTGCTGGGCGACCACCAGGGGTTCGAAGTGTACGAAGGTGTGTACGAACTTTAACTCGCTACACCTCGTTCGTCTCTCATGGAGTTCCTCGTGGCTGTCGACGGCTCTAAAGCGGCCAGAAACGCGCTCACCTACGCTGGCGATATTGCGGAAGCGATGGACGCCTCGATCACTGCCGTCCACGCCATCGACCCGGCGGTTTTCGAGGAGGGTGGCACCGAACCGATCACTGGGTTCGCAGATGCCGGTCGGCGTCTGGTTATCGAAAGCATCGAAGCTACCGAAGAACGCGGGCTCGCCCTGCTCGATGAATTCGAGGCGGTCGCCGAAGACGAAGAGATCTCTATCGAGACGTCGTTGCTCTACGGCGACCCTGTGACGGCGGTCACCGATTACGCCGAGGACGTCGACGCCGACACCATCTTCGTGGGCCATCGTGGTCGATCGGAGCGTACCGACCTCATGCTCGGAAGCGTCGCCAAATCGATCGTCGAACGGGCAACCGTCCCGGTCACGGTCGTCAGATAACGGGGGAACGAAGGGGGCTCAACTGTCGGTTGTAGTCTCTTACCGATGAGGCCCGATACGGTCTGGTCTCACTGGTAAACAGTTACAACCGATCGTATCACGCCTCGAGCAGCCAGCCGAAGCGTTTCTCCCAGAACTCCGGGGCAGGTGGCTTTTTCGTTCGGCCGTAGGTTTTCTTGTCCCTGATCTGGCGCTCGAGGGTATCTCGGGCCTCGTTGATCGCCTGACTCGCACCATATCCTTCACCTGAGGCGATGTACAG of the Natronosalvus vescus genome contains:
- a CDS encoding DUF7344 domain-containing protein; translation: MLVPFIVDLEYYPLAVDPTTGVHFKEAYDTTRRVYLALVWTARSASRCEMVTIILYKPMGLNWLSASYRQMVTLDTVFTLLSDERRRYALYYLHEQDGPVAVEELVAVIADWEENPPGSELSWDEFDNIAIDLKHTHLPKTDEVEFIQYCPDEEVVQVQGAPPKFEAFVTVARMLEQPDKS
- a CDS encoding universal stress protein, producing MEFLVAVDGSKAARNALTYAGDIAEAMDASITAVHAIDPAVFEEGGTEPITGFADAGRRLVIESIEATEERGLALLDEFEAVAEDEEISIETSLLYGDPVTAVTDYAEDVDADTIFVGHRGRSERTDLMLGSVAKSIVERATVPVTVVR